In Ananas comosus cultivar F153 linkage group 10, ASM154086v1, whole genome shotgun sequence, the sequence taaattatataaatataatatggtatatattataatacattatttttattataaaattattaattgtactatattaatacatattatttatatttaaatattataataaaatgtataataaattatatttaaatattataataaattctttttattaaatttaaatttaagtagaatttttaaaaaatttataaatttattataataaattatttttattaattgttcccaccactattcttattttaaaattttaaaaattaaaaatttaaatttttaaaatttataatttataatctcaaaattaaagtttaaaatttaaattataaattttaaattttaaatttaaattttgatattttaaatttttgaaatttaaaatttgatattttatatttttttaaatttaaatatgatcttaaatttaaagtttgaaatttaaaatttaaaattttgaatttaaaatttgagattttaaatttcaaagttaaaattttaaatttagaaatataaattaaaaaatttaaaaattcaaattcaaatataataagtggataatatcattattttttatttacaaaactcattatctttcttattccatcttacctaaccaaacgttattttttttattccaggaataacccaattttcatccaaacacaaaattgatctaatcctcgtttatacctcaatttatacctatccctggaatagccatTTTTTccttatcctcgaaccaaacgatacgaAAAGTAATTTGAACAATAAAGTCAagctttttactatcaagtctAGCTCGTTAATAGTAATATTCTAAAGTATAAACCACTGCTGGATTCAACTTATATTTTCTGGAAGAATCTCCTTGTTGAGGGAAAATCCTAGCATACACAGTTGTGTggataattaattttcatataattgtGATGGAAGTTAATTCATCGGAATCTAGCCTCTTAAAGATAAATGGATAGGTCAACTCTTTTCATTCAGAGATGCAGTACATTGTTGAGATGACTTCATTTCTTCATGTCATCTGTGCCAATATGTggatctttcttttattttattcagcTATTTAGGTGTTCTGTGGTGATTTATACTGCTTGCAAGATGCCTGTGTTGATATATTCTACTTAAATTAGCTTTTACCTCTCCTTTTCGTCCTCGGTTATTTGTTTCCTGCAATTTTATCCATGATCTTCATCATATATTGAGTTATATTCCTTAGTCTCATGTATTTTAGATAAATGCAGGATGCTGTACTGTGTAGAGCTGTTCAGCGTTTCAAAGggaaaaattggaaaaagatAGGTATTTGCTCTTAATTGATGCAGTTGTGTGAACAATTGGAATTTTGACCCAGCTAATATTGATTGATTTTTTACTCTatagttatataattttttctcacTCACCTAAATGTCTTATTTGATGTATATATGATTTTTTGGAGATTGGTAAGTGTGCTTGTCATTGCTGATGTATCTTTCCTGCATTCCAGCTGAGTGTTTTCCCGATAGAACGGATGTTCAGTGCTTGCACAGGTGGCAGAAGGTTCTGAATCCTGATCTTGTGAAAGGACCATGGTCGAAAGAAGTAAGAAACCTAGGCTATGGCACTTGTACTTGTCAATTTATTATGCTTGTTTTACTTCTTAAGTATCAGTAATATCCCTTGGATAAATCGGATTTTTTAGTCTaatacttatttatttaattttatctttataggaAGATGATATTATTGTTGAAATGGTCAATAAATATGGGCCAAAGAAGTGGTCAACAATCGCACAAGCATTACCAGGACGAATTGGAAAACAATGCAGAGAAAGGTACCAGTGTAGACTAGAAAGGCCTGGCAAGGCCTAGCTTTAAAACTACAGAATTCTTGCAATTTTTTCGGTTAAGCGAATTTTATCATTTCATCAATTCCTCTCCTAATCATTAAGGTTTCTTTGTAGAGAATTTCTACTTGTGACTGTATCGGATAAACAAGTGGTAAATGGTATTTAACTGGACAAATTTGCATGCCATAAGTAAATTATACAAGTATAATACATGAAAACAAGTAAAGCAACCAGGCATTAATTCATCTTCAATATTTGAGTCTTGGAGAATCCCTTGTTGTTTGTCatcttaataaattattattcctttataaaaaatacatattctTCACCTTTATTGCTCATGACTGTTCTTACATATCTAGGATTCTAGTTAATGCTTCTCGTCTGCTGGATTAGACTGTAATATGCATTGACATTTGTCTTTTAATGCTCTTGTCAAACAATGTCAATCCTCACTccctcactcactcactctctctctctctctctctctctctctatgttcatgtgtgtgtatgtgtgtggcTTTGTCTTTTGACATTGAATTTTCATGACACtcatcatgaaaaataaattttataggtGGCATAATCATCTTAACCCTGCCATAAACAAGGAGGCATGGACTCAGGACGAAGAGATAGCATTGATTCATGCTCATTCAATCTATGGAAACAAGTGGGCGGAGCTAACAAAATTTTTACCTGGAAGGTGAGGGACCTGGATCTTGCAAACTGCTTGCTAATGAAATGAAAAATCTTTTTGTTATTTCGGAAACTCGTCATTTTTTTCGGGGCAAGTGAAATTTGTTTATTGCTCAACATTAACTCGTGAAATAAGTGCAATTCAGTTGTAAGTCAAGTTTAGCgagaatataaatattacttgTACCACCGACCACAATGATGTTGAGGAGATATGCTGCCTACTGTTATGTTTATTCTCTAACTAAACTTAACCTACATCGGAATTTCACTTACAACAATCCAAACACCTACTAAGCTTCTGTGATTTTCTAATGCTATTTAATTACATCTGCAATGACTATTGAAAAGTGAAATACCATTGTGCTTTGCACCCATCAGGACAGACAATGCAATTAAAAATCACTGGAACAGCTCAGTAAAGAAGAAAGTGGATTCATACCGTGCAATGGGTTTACTCTCACAGTTCCATGGCCTGCCTCATCCAGAAAACTCGCCCCATTTTATGTCGTTATCTGCTTTGGCTCGGCAGAATAGTGAAGATAGTGGGTTCAAAGACAGGCAAGAAGTTGAAGATTCGTCGGAGTGTAGCCAAGTCTCGTCGATGTTGATGGGTTACTCTCAAACCGATTCTAAAATGGATTTTATAGATCAAATGTGTGATGATTTACAACTAGGTGAGGATGTCAATGAGAACAATACACATATGGATGTTGACATGGCTGCAGATGAACTTCCTGATTATGAATCTTTAGGAGATGAAACCCACACGTCATTGGAGTTACCCGAAGCATCTCACTGTTCCCCTCTCCACTTTGAAAATTATGAAGTTGATTCTACGTTGTTCCCAAATGCTGTTGAACTGAATATGCCTATTCCTGAAGCTGATTTCCCCAGTGAAAGTATTGTTAAATCAGACACATGGCAAGATTCCATGCAAGGTCATATCACTGCAACAAATGTGGTAAATGTTGACATTTTATCAGGTCGGAATTGCCAAACCAATGCATACCAGGTATATGCAGTAAGTTCATCTAGCATGGTGGACATTTCATATTGCCAGAGCTTGATGAATTTAGTACCCCCATCCTTTATTTGTCCTAGCGAAGGTAACTTAGTGAATGACATTAAGACAATTGGTATACCTGTTGGGCCGGAAAATTCAGAGATTATTTGTGTGCCTGCTGACATCGGCCTGGAAAGTGACGCTCCAAGACAGACCTTCATGGAAATGATGGCATGCGGATCTCCCAATAGCTTTGGAAAAACTACACCATTAAATAAAAAGCAAGTTGTGTCAACTGAGGAACAACGGGATGGTGGGTCATTATTCTATGAACCCCCCCGTTTTCCAGGCTTGGATATTCCCTTCGTCAGCTGCGATCTTGCTTTTTCGGGTGATCTTCAGCAGGACTACAGTCCCCTTGGGATTCGAAAATTGATGATGCCATCTACTTACAGCTTGTGGGATTCTCCACCTAAGGATGGAAGTCCTGATGCTTTTCTTAAGAGTGCTGCTAAAAGCTTTGTATGCACACCATCGATTATGAAGAAACGGCAGCGTGAACTATTGTCACCATTGGCAGATAAAAAATCTAGCACAACAAATGGTGAAGCCTTTGATTCTGGACCTTCCTCATGCTCTGCTGATGGGGATGTTCCTTCTTCAGAATACCATAAAAGGAAATCTGAATTATCTTCCATAGAAAAGGGTAACTTGGGTGATGTTTCTGTTTCTGGACATGAAAAAGGACCCAATACTGCTGAGCAAGATGGTAATGCTACAGATAAGGAAGTAAGTACTTCACAACAACCATCCCTTTAGTTTAAGACTTGAAGAGTAGTTACTTGCTAATTTGTATTATACACATTCAAATGACAGAATTTTGCTGTGTCCTTTATTCACTACTTGATTTGAATTAGATATTAGCGGCCATGATAAAAAGGTGGCACAAAAAAAGTCTGTTTTGTCaatttgaagctttctctttctaGGATCTACCCAGGCATGAGAAGGCTTTTATAGCTTAACAAAGCTCGAAATTAGTTTTCTTCCCTCTTGTTTGCAAAATCAGAATTTGGTATTCCTATCATTTGTTAGTGCTTACTTTAGCTGACAGGCAAAGTTCCCAGATTGAGCTTGATGATACTGTTTCGTAGCTCATGTTTGCCAAGGTCTGTAGGTTAAATATTTAGCAAGTGATGTAATTTGTAATGTATTCTGGTCTCTTCATCTCTCAATTCAATTTGTTCCACATAGCAAATACCCCTGTTAATCTACCATTTAAAATGTGCCGCAACAACACTGTTGTTTGACTTGACTTTGTTAAGAAACAAAACTCTTGAGGGTGAAAGTCAAACAAGGGCCAAACTTAAGGGGGGaatttgttaaaattgaaaCTCTAAAGATGAAATGAACATGGGTTAATCGCACAGATAGCCCCccaaaattttacaaatgtTTCACTTTACTCCCTATTCTTTTGAAATAAACATTATACCCACTTAACTTCTATAAATGGATCAAATTGACCCATACCCTCTTATCTTTCAAAAACTCCAGCGACGAAAAATTGTCACACAGAACTCTGGGGACTAAATCTGTAATTAACCTTGTTAGCACATTTAAACAGTATTCTAGAGTTACTCTTGTGCATACACAAACCGACACGCATGAACTTCAGAAACAAACACGTGAACTTACACAGACTAACTATGGCATTCGAGTTGACGATCTGTACCTTCAGCCAAGTTCGTGAATTTTCTAATGGTGTTAAGCTAAATATTAAATGGTTTTTTCAGTACTATTTATCtgttatcttatttttattttaaaatttctaatttaatcaTTTCATCTGATCTTATTCTCATTTATTTTCTGCCACTGCCTTTTGCTTGATTTTGTTTTGAGGGTTAAGGGGCTCTGATGTTTGACAATTTCGATATTGGATCTCCTTCTTGTTATCTGATTTCAATTTGCTTAATAGCTTATTAATATGCTTTAATCAAATTTCTTTTGGCATTTGAATAGGTTGTCTAGTAGGCATTGGATATGAAGTTACACCAACAACTTGATTTTATCCTCCGTAATTTTTACATTATTGACAATTTTACCTCTCACACGATCTTTTATGCAGCAAACAATTGGGATCCTCATCGAACGTAACTTGAATGATTTATTGTTTTCTCCCGGACATGTCGGACAATATTTGAAAGAACAAACTTCAAGAAGTTCTAACAGCAACTCCAACAAAGTACAATCTAATGATAATGACTGTGGGGACCAATCTTCCTTACCTTCTACTTCAGCACATGGCACATCAGCGAACTCAATAGATATCCTAGTTGAGAAGCGTCGCCCATCCATCAATGTAGATTTTGAGAGCTTGAACATGTAAGTTTATTATTGACAATACATTTTGCCATGTTGCTtgcaaatttttatatttttgttctgTATCCTTTTGTCATGTTTATGTTGATGCAATGCATACTAAAAGCTTGCTGTAGTGCACATCTTAAATTTTACAAACGATTGTCAGTACGTCCTCATTGATACAGGTCTGGTAGTTTTCTGACTGGTATTTAAATTGATTGGCATTCTCACAAGGACTGAATTGTTTCTAACATGATTTTCTGACTATGACATTATTTTGTTTACTGTTTAACAAGATATTGACTAAAGATGATAGTTTACAACTTCAGGACAATCACAGAAGCCCACTACTCATATTTTCATACTATTGATATGATCACCAGTGTTAGCTAATTCTCTTATATAGCACTTTCACATTTACCTCTATATTGGTCTctgtattcttttttcttttattacctCAGCAAGGCTTCAATATGTACTAGATGCACTTTTGTTTAATTGCATGATCTTTAATTAGTGCATCTTTCGATAAAAGAATGTTTTGGTGGACAAATTAGTACCTAGAAAAATGGATCACTTTATTATTATAATGCTTTGTTTTGTTGGTACCCTTACTATATCTGCCATTGTTACTGCATTAGTTTTACCTCCTATATTACGCAATTTTCTTGCTTTGAATTATTTcagaatttattttgtaattttcttgCTTCTGCAAGCATAACCTCCTATGCGGTCTTTCTGATTCACAtgctttgctttttttttcaaaaagaaaatcaaattgtAGTCATTCACATCGCCAACTGTGGCACAGTTTTACGAAGAGAAGAACCTAGGGTTAGCTTTCTGCAAGCTATCCAGAAAGAGAATACCAATGAAATCTAACAAGTTCTGATTTTAATACGTTGATCAGTGCATGTCAATCTTTGTGCCGTTTaattttttcttggtttttccCCCTTTGTAACAGATTCGCTGATACTCCAGGCATCAAAAGAGGGATAGAATCTCCTTCAGCATGGAAATCACCCTGGTTTGTGAACTCTCTTCTTCCAGTTCAAGGACACAGGATCGACACAGATGTACTGTACCAGGTAAACAATAATGTGTTTCCCTTTTATCTGTACGGTCAAGTGTGCTCTTTTCCAGAATCTAAGTTATTTCTTAGGATCTTCATTCTAAGAGTTAGAGAAGTATCTTCATTCTGGAACCATGCCACATGGACaacaaaggaaaaagaaaaagaaaaatccattTGACATTATTAATGCCTTCTCTTTCCCCACAATTGTTCTTAAGATCGCTATATTCTTAGGATTAATCATTTGGAGATTCATTTTCCCCACAATAGTTCTGAAGATTCATTTGGAAATTATGTGGGGAGAAGGTCTCAAGCATTAAAATTGTTTGTCTAGCCCGTGCGGCGCTCTCCTTTCttcgcgaagtgagcaagcctacctctctacttgctaagtcAGGACCTACTCGTCCTaagactaagtacaagagagagagaaagagtttgAGGAATGTTGTATATTGATAAAAGTTGAGAATACAACTGATTTCCTAATGAGAGGGAGTGGAGGCCACATCCTCATATAGGCCACTCGCCACCCAGACTACAAATAAAAAGACGCCAAGTGGTGCATAACTACTAGGCAAAAGAGGGATGCTACGAGCTCCCAAGAGATTACATTTATTGCCCACCTAGAAACTCTAAGGGGCTCTTGACCCTTCGGCATCGGCGCCATCAATCTTGAGATCCacgtagaagcttctagaacgTCCTAGCAAAACCTCCGACAGAACACTCCTTCGGAGAttgggccactgtcaaggagaagtTAGCGGAAAACATTTTGTCTGTGACAGCATGGTCGAGGCCGAACAAGTTGCTTATACTAGTAGGCTAGTTTGGGGCCTTACTTTTTATCATTTAATACAGCATCTTTTAAAGGCCTTTTTGGGAGTTTGTTTCCTACGTTATTTCATGTACTGACATTTTTgctgtttcctttttttttttttctattttcttttctagGACATGGGGTTGTTTGTGAGCCCTGGAGATAGAACTTATGATGCCATTGGACTGATGAAACAGTTAAGCGAGCAGACCGCTGCTCTTGTGGCCGAGGCCCATGAGGTATTGGCAAGTGGAAACCGTGAAGCCTCTTTGGACGGAAGAAACTCTGACAAGGAAAATCTTCAGAACGAAAATATCGAGCCAGAGAACAAAATTGAAACTCATCAGATGCCGCCAAACGTGATGGTACGTAAAGTGGATATACATCCTTGATGTTATATTAGTTAGTCAAATCTAACTTCTGCACTGTTAGATCTCTTTCGGGTATTTAATCTGCGAAATTCGTTCCATGACACGCCACCTTAAAAGTTTTGAAGTCTGTAAGTTGCAAATCGAAGAGAAAATTACCCTTCCATTACAACCTGTTAAGTCCTGTTACCAATCTGCGAAACATTGGCATGAAAATACGTTCGTAAACTTAAAAAGCCATGTTATTCtgatctttcttttttctcttttcatattTTTCCTGCTGGCAGGCGGAGGCACGGGTTCTTGATTTCAGCGGGTGTGCCACACCTGTGAGACGTGCAGAAACTGAGAAAACAGATTGGGTGGGAACGTCGATAAGCTCCTCGAGCCCATCCTCCTATCTTATGAAGAATTGCAGGTAGCTTGTGATGTGGGGAAATAAAGcagcaaaaaaaagaattttgtttttgatttgaTATCGTCTTTACTTGCGCATAAGATGCCTCTTGTTGTGCCAGTGTTGTATGATTTATGTTTATTCTGCTGTTTCCTCGATCCCTTTCGGCATTGCCGTCGAGTGAAAGCCAAGCTCTTTGTTAGTAGGAAGATGTCTTTCTCCCAAGGGGTTTTGATGAAAAAGTTTCGCAATTCAGGTATGCATAATACTCCTAATTCTGAGCCCTAGCCCTTTGATTTAATATGATATTTACATACTTTGAGTTTTCTCTTCCGTATTTGAAAATGTTCTGAAGTGTTTTTTCCTCACCATTTTATAGAATTCGACAGAAACTCAGCAAAATGCCTTAGTACTTTTAAAGGTATCAAAAATAGTTGTGTATATGAATAATGCattttcaaaagagaaaaaaaaaaaNCCCATCACTCACCTCTCAACCATccctgccaaaaaaaaaaaaaaatatatcgcATTACCGTTAAACTAATTTCTTCAATAAGCTAAAAAATTAGGATAACTGTCTATTTTTGTGATCTGAGAAAACTAGTTTTCTTTTGTAAAAATCCAAATTCAACAGAGATTCTAAATTTGTAGATCTATTGGAGACTCTTGTAGATTGCAAGGTTTAAACGTTTCTtgattaaatgaaaataaaaccacgaaAACTTGTTAAACCATGgaatggcaaaataaaaatgaactaaactatagtagtgcaatttaaagtttaccctgaATTAAAATAGGCCAAAATGCGGTTTTTTCTGTAGCTTTGTCGAATATTTCAGTAACAAGAAGCGAATTAAAAGATTTTCCCCTGAACAAAATATTCAACCCCTTAAAGGTCAAGATTGAGTACTACCACAATTTCATTTGCAGCTCCTCTTGATAAATACTCCAAAACCTATACAAGCATTTGATAATGGAAACATCATCAAACATCAAATAGCCTCATTCACCGAGCATCATAAAGCCAAAGCCTCATTCAACGGCGACGAATGGAAAAAAACACCGAGCATCAAATAGCCTCATTCAAACATCATCAGGGTTCCaaatttgaggatgaaatgACTATTAGGAGTCATCATGACAATACGAGCTGTAAATAACAATAAACCTTCTTCGATAAATTGATTGGATTCAAATACATGAAAGAGACAGCATAAGGAAGCTCATCTGGCTACAGGCACAAAACCAAAAAAGTGCAAAGCAATAGGTAAATCAAAATAACTATCACTCATTATCCATGCAGAAGGGTGCAAAAGCATCTCAAAAAGGGTAATAAAAAAGCTGGAATTGCTCTACCCTACACATGCTGACGTTCGGGGACTGGCAGAGTCAGTCTAGCTTTACTCTGTCCAACTCGCCGATCATTTCCTCAAACTGCAGAAGTAATAATGGAAAAACACAAGGGGTCAGATTGCAAACTAATGGACTAGTAACACTGCATAGTTGGCACTTGGCAGTTCTGTAACAGTTTGTAAAATAAGAGTTGTTCAATGGACCTTCAAAATCTGACGCAAAAAGTAGTCGCCATAACGCTTCGTTGTCTTGGACTCAACAACATGGATAATATCCTGCAATCAAAATGATATTAGGAGCAAAATGGTTACAAATCGTGCAAATAAGCCATTAAAGTATTAGGAGTCGAAGCATGGGAGACAAATTCAGAGCACCAATAGAATGCAATTTTCGCCATTTCTAATGTAACTATACTATAGAATTACAGTTCAATTACTATAAATAGCTACAGGGAAGTCATAATATCTCTACAAGCTAATTAATACATATGGCCGAAGTACCAAACTGTATGGCATTTATTTGCAAGTAAATGACTTGTTAACTAAAAAGAGCAGAGCCGAAATATTAGTTCCGTAAATATGGCAAACCCAGAAAGATGTTACCTCATTAATGTAGAAATCCACATCTGCATTCGAGGTGATATTCCCCTTGCTATCAACAGCATGCATTTTGTGCTTGTATGTCATCAGAATAGTCCTGTTGAAACATGACATCTTAATAAGTTACCACAAAATTATTTAACATCAAGGTAATTACACATTGTATTGATTAACAATAAAGTGGAACATGAACTGTCCGTTTTGATCTTCAGTCACACTTAATTCAAACGAAAATTTAAACGAATTATATACTAATTAGCAATTagtaagaagaaaaataagataaaGAACCTTACTGACCTTAAAGTGGATTCATCCACTTCCATATACTGAGCAAGCTTTCCAATTGATATGGTCGAATATAATTTAAGAAAACTGCGAACACCAGAAAGAAGCTGCTGTTGCTTCACTTCATAAAGAAACAATTTCAACTGTAGCCTATAAGCGTCCTGCATCATAGAGAGGATAACTGTGCATAACTGTGCTGGTCCTTTACATTACTGATTTTCCAACGTTGCTAGAATTACAAAACTAGTTCATAACAAATGGTAATTTTCTACTAATTACTAAAGAAATCTAACAGTACATAGTTTCCTGTACTGGCTCCTACAACAATATAGTTTATAACAATATACATGAAGAGGTAAAGAAACAGCCACCTTCCTCATATAAGGTGGACCAATACCTGGTTATAGTTTGTAAGAGGCTCATCTAGAACTGGAGCAGCAGGAGTAATGAATTTGGGGCAAGCATATGAAAAGAGCTCATCATACACAGCATAGGCTTCATCATCATATCTCTGCATCTTTGTCATCTTGTCATTGTACTTCTCTTTCAGCTGGGAGCTAACATTCTCCTCAATAAGTTTTGTTTGTGGGCACAAGGAAAGGCAAATAGCCAACAACGCATACATCTGCtcatttttctttaatatttgaTCGTACTGTGGGGACTTCTGATGGTACTGCTTATACTTCAAAATATATAGAAGAATCTTATTGAATTCACGTATGGCATCAACGTACCTTAGTACAAAAACAAACCAAAGATTAGAAAGGACTCTTTCACAATGGCAACTAGGCTTCtgaaaaacaaaagaacatTGCAAGAAACGATAAACTTCAAGGTGTTATTGCTTTAGCAAAATGATTCTTGAAGGAACAAAAAACAGAAGCGAAACTGGATCAGCAGCAAGATATATAAAGAAATAAGAAAGCCTGTCAAAAAAATGAAGTGGCTGGGCGAAAAAGGTGTCGTAAAAGATCACCACGATATGAACAAAGCAGATAAACATAAGAACCCAAGAAAAGGACTTCCATGTTTGAGCAATAAGCATGAGCATCGTAAAGAATTCCTAGTGATTGAGATCAAAGTAACAACTCTTACAGGAAGGTTCATAAAAAATTACTAATGTTTAAGCAAAGAGTTGATCGTCTTGGTTTATTTCTAGTGGAACTATCAACTTTTCACAGGTGTCTTCTATTTTACATTTAGTTGGTTACCAAAAAGTATTTGCACATTTCAGCTTACCAAAGAAAATACCTTAATCTAATACTCCCAATAACAAGACTTCAGATTGTTTAAACAGCAGTAAGCTATATGTAACTGGCGGATCATATATCTTAACCTGTCTGACTCCATAAATAACAAACAAGAAGCATGATTCAACATAAATTCTATAGTTTGGAGTATGTTAAAGACTGAAAAGGAACTGGAATCAGAAGCAAAGACAATGATAAAATACTATAATGTATGCGGTACTTATGGAATAAAAATACAAACACAAAAATTGCATAAATCATCAAGTCTAACAAGATGTAAAAGccacaaaaataaagaaattgctCGACAGGTGCCTACCTTCGCAGCATTAGGCTAGCAAATCCATAGTGATATATCGTTGATATATGACTCCCGATCACAATGGTATAAACACCTTGTTGACTAATGTCAATAGGAGCCAAACACTTCAGCCCACTATGGTAGTCCCCAAGGAGACAATGCACTCTAAGCAGTCCAATCATGCTGTAGTACCCCAACATTTTCAAAACATTACTCCCACCTTCATAATCATATCCATCAGTAGCAGTGAATTGTTCCAGGCCCTCTTTCTCCCTTTCCAAGATTTGGATAATCGTGGATTTCTCTACAAGAGCTTGCAAGTAGTTGAGAACACCGTACACATTCCATGCCTACAAGGGTTGGACAAGAAATCATATAGCATGTAACATAACAGCAAGAACATATCATGCATATCATGTGAATTCATAAAAAACTTGAAAGAAGGAATCTTAGCCAGGCTGAATACATAACGATTTTGTcaaaagtaaataatttaatGGTAGAGCAACTAGCGTGCAGTACAACAAATTGAACACACCAAGACATGCTTCAGCAATCAAAATGGACTAAAAGGACTAGATGTGGACTAGGACAATTTGTAACAAAACTATCCTTGAGAATTAAACACACAAGCAAATTACATATGTTAAGTAATATTTCGACAGTAATTGCTCATGCACCTAGTATGGTACTATGGTTACATATGTCAGTTATTGTTAAGCCATAATGCTTCTTCCAAGCAAATAAGCAATGTTCAGGGTCAGCAAAGATGTAAACATAAAAAACACCACATCAGCAAGAAAAGGCCCCACTATAACtataagaaaaacaaataaaacatcTGTCTTAGCTAGAAATGCAGATAATTCAAGCAGGAATTCCTATGTCCTTCAATTCATAGATGTCCAACCTCTAAGATCCGGAACAGTCATCGCAGACTAAAAAGACAATCTAAATCTTCAATTCATAGATAGATCAACCTCTCTGATCCAGCAAAATTATGTAAGACTAAACGCACAGCCGGAACTCCAACTTGAGGCATAATCCACTCATCAATTAATAATGACTCATCAAATCCACACACGAATTAcccaagaacaaaaaaaaactaatctatatatatcaaccattaagaGACGAACTGAAAGCAGGCTACTTTCTTGGGCAATCATCCTATATCCTTCAATTCGTGTATGTTCGAACTCTAATGAGATCCAGCACAAACATCGCAAACTTTACAGATAAATCAACCTCTCTGATCCAGCACAATCATTCAAAACCCCACCTTGAGGGGTAATATGAATCCGCCTACGATCGGAACAAGAACTTGAGGGAAAACAGAGAGATTACTAGCCCGAGGCCTCGGGCGGCGGCGAATTGGTACCTGATCGTACTGGCGGAGGAGCTGGAGCTCGTCGTCGGTGCGGTTC encodes:
- the LOC109716141 gene encoding uncharacterized protein LOC109716141 isoform X1, which produces MASDKGKGSKRGEASSSSTAAHGGSGQEVSRKRPLGRTTGPTRRSTKGQWTPEEDAVLCRAVQRFKGKNWKKIAECFPDRTDVQCLHRWQKVLNPDLVKGPWSKEEDDIIVEMVNKYGPKKWSTIAQALPGRIGKQCRERWHNHLNPAINKEAWTQDEEIALIHAHSIYGNKWAELTKFLPGRTDNAIKNHWNSSVKKKVDSYRAMGLLSQFHGLPHPENSPHFMSLSALARQNSEDSGFKDRQEVEDSSECSQVSSMLMGYSQTDSKMDFIDQMCDDLQLGEDVNENNTHMDVDMAADELPDYESLGDETHTSLELPEASHCSPLHFENYEVDSTLFPNAVELNMPIPEADFPSESIVKSDTWQDSMQGHITATNVVNVDILSGRNCQTNAYQVYAVSSSSMVDISYCQSLMNLVPPSFICPSEGNLVNDIKTIGIPVGPENSEIICVPADIGLESDAPRQTFMEMMACGSPNSFGKTTPLNKKQVVSTEEQRDGGSLFYEPPRFPGLDIPFVSCDLAFSGDLQQDYSPLGIRKLMMPSTYSLWDSPPKDGSPDAFLKSAAKSFVCTPSIMKKRQRELLSPLADKKSSTTNGEAFDSGPSSCSADGDVPSSEYHKRKSELSSIEKGNLGDVSVSGHEKGPNTAEQDGNATDKEQTIGILIERNLNDLLFSPGHVGQYLKEQTSRSSNSNSNKVQSNDNDCGDQSSLPSTSAHGTSANSIDILVEKRRPSINVDFESLNIFADTPGIKRGIESPSAWKSPWFVNSLLPVQGHRIDTDVLYQDMGLFVSPGDRTYDAIGLMKQLSEQTAALVAEAHEVLASGNREASLDGRNSDKENLQNENIEPENKIETHQMPPNVMAEARVLDFSGCATPVRRAETEKTDWVGTSISSSSPSSYLMKNCR
- the LOC109716141 gene encoding uncharacterized protein LOC109716141 isoform X2, which produces MQDAVLCRAVQRFKGKNWKKIAECFPDRTDVQCLHRWQKVLNPDLVKGPWSKEEDDIIVEMVNKYGPKKWSTIAQALPGRIGKQCRERWHNHLNPAINKEAWTQDEEIALIHAHSIYGNKWAELTKFLPGRTDNAIKNHWNSSVKKKVDSYRAMGLLSQFHGLPHPENSPHFMSLSALARQNSEDSGFKDRQEVEDSSECSQVSSMLMGYSQTDSKMDFIDQMCDDLQLGEDVNENNTHMDVDMAADELPDYESLGDETHTSLELPEASHCSPLHFENYEVDSTLFPNAVELNMPIPEADFPSESIVKSDTWQDSMQGHITATNVVNVDILSGRNCQTNAYQVYAVSSSSMVDISYCQSLMNLVPPSFICPSEGNLVNDIKTIGIPVGPENSEIICVPADIGLESDAPRQTFMEMMACGSPNSFGKTTPLNKKQVVSTEEQRDGGSLFYEPPRFPGLDIPFVSCDLAFSGDLQQDYSPLGIRKLMMPSTYSLWDSPPKDGSPDAFLKSAAKSFVCTPSIMKKRQRELLSPLADKKSSTTNGEAFDSGPSSCSADGDVPSSEYHKRKSELSSIEKGNLGDVSVSGHEKGPNTAEQDGNATDKEQTIGILIERNLNDLLFSPGHVGQYLKEQTSRSSNSNSNKVQSNDNDCGDQSSLPSTSAHGTSANSIDILVEKRRPSINVDFESLNIFADTPGIKRGIESPSAWKSPWFVNSLLPVQGHRIDTDVLYQDMGLFVSPGDRTYDAIGLMKQLSEQTAALVAEAHEVLASGNREASLDGRNSDKENLQNENIEPENKIETHQMPPNVMAEARVLDFSGCATPVRRAETEKTDWVGTSISSSSPSSYLMKNCR